Proteins found in one Arachis stenosperma cultivar V10309 chromosome 8, arast.V10309.gnm1.PFL2, whole genome shotgun sequence genomic segment:
- the LOC130946622 gene encoding dof zinc finger protein DOF2.2-like isoform X2, translating into MVFPSIPVYLDPPSWHHQQQQANGNGNESSTQVVPRSGSEGALKCPRCESSNTKFCYFNNYSLSQPRHFCKTCRRYWTRGGALRNVPVGGGFRRNKKTKRSSSSLPGGNTEKQSTSTSSLPSGFNPGFMASLENMTLYGGGLHQHQHQQQFPNFLSGFDPTTTSSSFPFLFGESRVKLESGNGGLLSNSLSENYSWTDLAAASSSAAHHLL; encoded by the exons ATGGTTTTCCCTTCAATCCCAGTGTATTTAGATCCTCCCAGTTGGCACCACCAG cagcagcaggcAAATGGCAATGGCAATGAGAGTTCAACTCAGGTGGTTCCGAGATCGGGATCAGAGGGAGCACTCAAGTGTCCTCGGTGCGAATCAAGCAACACAAAGTTCTGCTACTTCAACAACTACAGCCTGTCTCAGCCGCGACACTTCTGCAAGACGTGTAGGCGTTACTGGACAAGAGGCGGTGCTCTTAGGAACGTTCCCGTTGGTGGTGGTTTCCGGAGAAACAAGAAGACCAAGAGGAGTAGCAGTAGCCTCCCTGGAGGAAACACTGAAAAGCAGTCAACATCAACATCATCACTTCCTTCAGGTTTTAACCCAGGTTTCATGGCTTCTCTTGAGAACATGACCCTCTATGGAGGAGGATTGCATCAGCATCAGCATCAGCAGCAGTTTCCTAATTtcttgagtggttttgatccAACTACCACTTCTTCTTCGTTCCCTTTCCTGTTTGGAGAATCTAGGGTTAAATTGGAATCTGGAAACGGAGGGCTATTAAGTAATAGTTTGTCAGAGAACTATTCATGGACTGATCTTGCAGCTGCATCTTCTTCCGCTGCTCATCATCTCTTGTGA
- the LOC130944743 gene encoding U-box domain-containing protein 13-like, producing MEDDNKAGTAESLIDLVNQISSISDYRPTVKKEYCNLARRLKLLTPLFEEIRDSKDPLPQQTSNALLQLKEAMESAMDLLRFGSEGSKIYMVIERDQIINKFHEVTTQLEQALAGISYDKLDISDEVTEQVELVLAQFRRAKGRVDPADAELHEDLLSLYNKSNDAATDQAVLRRLAEKLQLIGIADLTQESLALHEMVIASDGDPGASIEKMSMLLKRIKDFVLTENLDKDDNVGGNSLSSSCCKQATNEKNHQPPVIPDDFRCPISLELMQDPVIVSTGQTYERSCIKKWLEAGHGTCPKTQQTLSSTVLTPNYVLRSLIAQWCEANGVEPPKRPSSSRTDKSASACSPAERSKIENLLRKLTSGNPEDQRSAAGEIRLLAKRNADNRVAIAEAGAIPLLVGLLCTPDSRVQEHAVTALLNLSICENNKGSIVSSGAVPGIVHVLKKGSMEARENAAATLFSLSVIDENKVTIGSSGAIPPLVTLLSEGTQRGKKDAATALFNLCIYQGNKGKAVRAGVVPTLMRLLTEPGGGMVDEALAILAILASHPDGKAAIGAAEAVPVLVEVIRNGSPRNKENAAAVLVHLCNGDQQYIAQAQELGVMGPLLELAQHGTDRGKRKAAQLLERMSRFLEQQHEDEEFQTQTELLPSINTTTNLDS from the exons ATGGAGGACGACAATAAGGCGGGAACAGCTGAGAGCCTCATCGATTTGGTCAATCAAATATCTTCCATCTCCGATTACAGGCCAACGGTCAAGAAGGAGTACTGCAACTTGGCCAGGAGGCTCAAGCTCCTCACACCATTGTTCGAAGAGATTAGGGACAGTAAGGACCCTCTCCCTCAACAAACTTCAAACGCTTTGCTTCAGCTTAAAGAAGCCATGGAATCCGCCATGGACCTCCTCAGATTCGGTAGTGAAGGCAGCAAGATTTACATG GTCATTGAGAGGGAccaaattattaataaattccACGAGGTGACTACTCAGTTGGAACAAGCATTGGCTGGAATTTCCTACGATAAGCTTGACATTTCAGATGAAGTTACGGAACAG gttgagcttgttcttgCACAATTTAGAAGAGCCAAAGGAAGGGTTGATCCAGCTGATGCCGAGTTGCATGAGGATCTCTTGTCCCTTTACAACAAGAGCAATGATGCAGCTACAGATCAAGCTGTTCTACGGAGATTAGCCGAAAAATTGCAACTGATTGGAATAGCTGATCTCACACAAGAGTCGCTAGCTTTGCACGAGATGGTGATCGCGAGTGATGGGGATCCAGGGGCAAGCATTGAGAAGATGTCAATGTTGCTGAAGAGAATAAAGGATTTTGTACTAACAGAGAATCTAGACAAGGATGATAATGTAGGAGGAAACAGCCTTTCTTCAAGTTGCTGCAAACAAGCGACAAATGAAAAGAATCATCAACCCCCTGTAATCCCTGATGATTTTCGATGCCCAATTTCCCTCGAATTGATGCAGGATCCTGTCATAGTATCAACAGGACAG ACTTATGAGCGTTCCTGTATAAAGAAATGGTTGGAAGCAGGGCATGGTACATGCCCGAAAACACAGCAGACCTTATCTAGTACTGTTCTCACACCAAACTATGTCTTAAGGAGCCTCATAGCACAATGGTGTGAAGCCAATGGCGTAGAGCCACCAAAGAGACCTAGCAGTTCTCGAACTGATAAATCAGCCTCTGCCTGCTCGCCGGCCGAGCGGAGCAAGATCGAAAATCTTCTTAGGAAGCTCACATCTGGCAATCCTGAAGACCAGAGATCGGCTGCAGGCGAGATTCGCCTTCTTGCAAAGCGCAATGCAGATAATCGCGTGGCCATTGCGGAAGCTGGTGCAATACCTCTTCTTGTTGGTCTTCTCTGTACACCTGATTCCCGCGTTCAAGAGCATGCTGTTACTGCACTTCTGAATCTTTCCATATGTGAAAACAACAAAGGAAGTATTGTGTCTTCAGGGGCAGTACCGGGAATAGTTCATGTGCTCAAGAAGGGAAGCATGGAAGCTCGGGAAAACGCTGCAGCCACACTTTTCAGCCTTTCAGTTATTGATGAAAATAAGGTTACAATCGGTTCTTCAGGGGCCATTCCACCATTAGTTACACTGCTGAGTGAGGGTACCCAAAGGGGTAAGAAAGATGCTGCAACAGCACTCTTCAATTTGTGCATTTACCAAGGGAACAAGGGAAAGGCAGTAAGGGCTGGAGTCGTTCCCACGCTTATGCGACTGCTGACAGAACCTGGCGGGGGAATGGTGGACGAAGCATTAGCCATTTTGGCAATACTAGCTAGCCATCCTGACGGAAAGGCAGCTATTGGCGCTGCCGAGGCGGTGCCTGTATTGGTTGAGGTTATTAGGAATGGATCCCCAAGGAACAAAGAGAATGCAGCTGCTGTATTGGTGCACCTTTGCAATGGAGATCAACAATACATAGCTCAGGCACAGGAGTTAGGTGTGATGGGTCCATTGTTGGAATTGGCTCAACATGGCACAGACAGAGGGAAAAGAAAGGCAGCACAATTGTTAGAGCGTATGAGCAGGTTCCTTGAGCAGCAACATGAGGATGAGGAATTTCAAACACAAACTGAACTATTGCCTTCTATTAATACTACTACTAACCTTGATAGCTGA
- the LOC130946622 gene encoding dof zinc finger protein DOF2.2-like isoform X1, protein MVFPSIPVYLDPPSWHHQQQQQANGNGNESSTQVVPRSGSEGALKCPRCESSNTKFCYFNNYSLSQPRHFCKTCRRYWTRGGALRNVPVGGGFRRNKKTKRSSSSLPGGNTEKQSTSTSSLPSGFNPGFMASLENMTLYGGGLHQHQHQQQFPNFLSGFDPTTTSSSFPFLFGESRVKLESGNGGLLSNSLSENYSWTDLAAASSSAAHHLL, encoded by the exons ATGGTTTTCCCTTCAATCCCAGTGTATTTAGATCCTCCCAGTTGGCACCACCAG cagcagcagcaggcAAATGGCAATGGCAATGAGAGTTCAACTCAGGTGGTTCCGAGATCGGGATCAGAGGGAGCACTCAAGTGTCCTCGGTGCGAATCAAGCAACACAAAGTTCTGCTACTTCAACAACTACAGCCTGTCTCAGCCGCGACACTTCTGCAAGACGTGTAGGCGTTACTGGACAAGAGGCGGTGCTCTTAGGAACGTTCCCGTTGGTGGTGGTTTCCGGAGAAACAAGAAGACCAAGAGGAGTAGCAGTAGCCTCCCTGGAGGAAACACTGAAAAGCAGTCAACATCAACATCATCACTTCCTTCAGGTTTTAACCCAGGTTTCATGGCTTCTCTTGAGAACATGACCCTCTATGGAGGAGGATTGCATCAGCATCAGCATCAGCAGCAGTTTCCTAATTtcttgagtggttttgatccAACTACCACTTCTTCTTCGTTCCCTTTCCTGTTTGGAGAATCTAGGGTTAAATTGGAATCTGGAAACGGAGGGCTATTAAGTAATAGTTTGTCAGAGAACTATTCATGGACTGATCTTGCAGCTGCATCTTCTTCCGCTGCTCATCATCTCTTGTGA